The genome window GTGCCTTGTGTTCTGGGATGCACGGTTCGTTCCTCTAGTATAACTCCTGGACGGCATTCTTGTGCTGGCCACCGTGTTAGCATCCATTACCCCAGATCCATTCCTGCACGCTGACCTCACGGGCCGGCCTCTGAGAGCTCAGGCTCTTCTGTGATGTCGGGGTGATGAGTTCAGGTTTTTCACCTGAGgcctttctcttttcagtgtAATTCAAAGAACGTCTATTTCCATCGTGGGATCTCCTTCAATTCTAGGAGGGTTGTGGTCTTACTGTAAAGGCCACATAACAAATTTACCACATTTGTTGAGGATGGAAGTGTTGCTTTATTAACCCACttctctcaaaataattttttttaaaaagggtctTCTGACATTTATTCAGTCCTTGTTTCGGCAGGGAAATAAACACACAAGTTACTGTATTGGGAAATGGAGGTATACGCTAAGGGCCATTAATTATGCAAAGTACCATGTGCTAAGTGCTAAATGGATGAAACAGAAGTTGCACTAATGAAGTATAGTAGCGCATCATGGGGAAAAggtttctggaaaaggcaagaccCAGGTCTGACTTTTCAGGAAGGATGTAACTTTGCAGAGGTGGAGGGTAGTTAAGGAGGGagggcacattttaaaaatattgtaattcaGTGTCCAAATTATGGTAGACAAAGTAGTCCTGCTTTTGATTTTAGGTTAGAATCAGTGATTGCAgatgtttaatgtttttttcttcacttttatttttatatttgtaattaacttgttatttggaaaaatgaatcTATATTCTTTGATGACCTATTGTTGTCTCCTACTGGGCTGTTAGTTTTCTTTGTAAATGTGAAGTATAGTTGGGCTTGATTGTAAATTGAGGGCAGCTTTGAAGTGTGTCCTTCTTGCAAGAGTATGATTGATGAGAACAAATCAACCAGCAAAGGCAAGGGACCTAGAACTTTAAAttcaaaggaatttttaaaaaacaatgcttCAGATAATTTTACTTGTTCTTTGTCAGAGAGTGTATCATAAACTTGAATTAACTAAGTACTATATTTAGTGTTCTCCGGAATATAGAGAATTGTATCCATTGAATCTTACTTGGGTGTTTTATAATTGGAGAttagctttttttcttctccagcaACTGTATGAATCCAGTTCTTCAGAGGAAGTTCTTCTATTCCTTAGATATGTttaaggggaaagagaaaaaagcctCTGATACGGATCCATTTGAGTAAGGAGTAGAGATGATTTTGAGTGAGCTAAAGGGGGAtttagaaaaaagggaacctGGAATTGAGCTTTGCAGGTGTTTTGATCTGGTGATGATTAGTGCTGCTACCTTTTGAATATGCACATTTGCCTACATTTGACTTGTTTTGAACATCGTAGGAATATTTCAGTTTGAGTACTTGAACCAGCTCTTAAAGTTTCTTGTAACTGAAATTTGGCTTGTTATATGTAAAGGTTGCCCACCCCCCTCCCTTACTCCCTTTCAGAGTTGATTTGTAAGCAAACACGAAGGCgtcagagttttttgtttgtaagcttaattctagagaaaaatacaaactataGATACCTGTCTAAGTTTTAGGGCCTCGAGaacttttttccagttttgttctcGGTGAAAAAAAGCACAGTTGTTCTCAGTTGGGTTTGCTGCTTGCTCAGGCACAAAGTGGGTGACCCGTCTGAGTTCCCAAATCCGTGATTCTAATGTAAGTAGATAATGGACGTCTTGGTAGGAAGTGGTATTCTTAGGATTTCAATTCTTCTGCTTTGCCCCTTGAAATgcttgtgtgtacacacacacacagaccagcCATACCAAATGAATTGTACTCTTAATCTTCTTCCGTCTTTCTTTATGCTGGCTAATTCCTTTCCCCACTTCTTTCTTTTAGGCCTGAGCTTAGCTTTCgttcttcatttggaaaattttaaactccATTAGGCTATTTTTGATACCTTCTTGGCATACCTGTATGTATCCCATTGTACCCCGTATCACAGGCTGCCTTCATAAACTATGcactggtctttttttttttttaagtaaagaatattttaaacgTAAGTATAGTTGGTacgcaatattatattagttacaggtatTTCTGTGCATTAATCTTGATCTTCCACCAGACTGTAAGTTCCTTTAGGGGAGAGGGCATCTTATTTCTAGTAAttagtacaatgcctggcatgtaataggcACTCAGAAAATACTTGAATAAGTGACTGTTGTACTATTGTTATatgaacttttaaattaattgaacaaAGTTAAAGTATTCCTGTGACAAATACATTAAAGGTGTGACTAATTTATTGCTGTATTTTTTGCACTGattataaatgaaacatttttttttttttttttataaatgaaaaattttataatcACCCCAGAagaaaatactatataatatataaacacatggaaagcttttaagtgatttttaaaatgtgattactTAAAGTCATTTAAGCAaatcacttaaagaaaaaaaaagcacaaaaaaaatACACCAGCCAAAAAAATACATCAGTCTTTCCAGGTATGAGAAccctttttaaaagaatcatttctCAGATTCTTACTTAATAGCACACTAACTATGTACCATTGAttgagaaagtaaataataacatTATGTTGCTATGGGTTCAGTAAtgtatttttctcaaagaaagcAATGGAAAAAGGCAGATGTGCAGAGAACACTTCTTTCAGTCTTTAGGCAGTCATATATTCTCAGTCTTGTAAAAACTCTGAGGCCCACAGAGTTGTATAAACCAGAAATCTCTAAAGTGGTATGCAGGACCATCcattagtattaatattttaaaattagaacttttatttattgtctttcatCTTGAAAAAGGCTACTTGCATTTAGTACAGTGATTGACACTGGCTTCCCCACACTGTCAGTACGTCAAATGGGCCAGTGAGAGATCCTAAGGAAGGGTAGAATTTTCACATCCTCATTTGTAGTCAACATTATATCACATTGAAGTTTACATGTGATGACGTTGATTTGCATATGATCTTGTTTCAACTAAAGTGTATTCAAAAGAATGAGCAAGTGACTAAAAGATTCCTACCAAAAAACAGattgattaaaattataataaaacacataACGTAAAAAAGAGTTAGAGCTCCTAATCCCAGTCTGAGCTCTTATTATGGCATAGAAACTGTGGTATAATCAGATCTGAAATATCAACCTCTCAGGAAAATCTGAGATTGTCAAAGAGGAGTATTTGAAATATGGTTCTATATTTACTGTTGTTGAAACTACCTTGCCTAACTAAGTGTACAGTGTCGCTTAACATATAGCTAAGAGGTAGCATATCATAAATTAGCAAggcatttagaaaaattatgCATTCTGAGGATAAAAACTAACCTTTAATAAGTTTTTTCCAGAGATACTTGACAAAACCATACAACATTCAATGCAGTACTTTACAGAATTTcactaattttaattataaatgtttacaaggcCCCTTGAGGTTTCTTGTTGAAGAGTAAAAGACAGGAAATCATACCACTGGGGAAATAACTTGTTATTCCTACCTTGGTTGAAGTGActgaaataataatgtaatgtatggcaaaaaattaaaaggtgTTCCTTTGTCATCAAATTCCTTTGTAAACTGCCAATTTGAAGAAATCAGTATCAGAACAATTACACATTGTGGAAGGTTGGCTTTAAGGTTGATGAGCGTATAGGTGTTTGTAACATACTTCCCCTTAGTATTTGCTAAGTTGTGTTTCAGTGATAAAgacttctggggggggggggtgaataGTAAAATCAAATAGCTGCTACACAAATGTATATTGTCAACATAAATGGCTTCTCTAATAAccttttctggaagaaaaaccATAGTCACTTAAGGTGAAAAATTTCACTGCATCATTCACAGACAAATTACTGCAACAAAAAGTTGACCAAGGAGTTTACTAAGAGCTGTTAGAGTGTCATCAATGTAGTTTAGTTAATTTTGTGAAAGCAAGACCTTTAATATATATAGTGAGTTATTTACAGTGCTTATAAATGAGATGAGAAGTGATCAAGAAAGTAATTTTACCACATAGAGGTTTTCTGATTGTCTTATAGCAAAAAGTTCTTTGCTTTTGAAGAGTTATGGAACTTAAAATAGGAGTTGCTAACTCTTCAGCGGTCTGCAGATATTTTGggataaaagaaaacacacttaCTCTTAAGCTTTTCAAGAGTACAGTTACTTAGAAAGTAGTGTTAGCAAAAGCATTTGGGAAATAAATGTTTGGAAGTggttttttatgatttttgttggGATAAAAGGTCATCTATATTGACTGtcaaatttgtatattttaaatacatgggAATTCACGTATATATTCTAGGAAAACTCATGCATATGCACCAAGATTGTTCAAAACAgcactgttttataattttaagaaatgagaaataactCAAATATTCATTGATAGTAGAATGGTTAAAAATTGTGGTACAAGTATACAAATGGCATGTTATGAACTATAGCTCTGCatcaatgtggatgaatcttggATATACAATGTTGAGCCAAAAAAAAAGTGCTAAGAGTAATACACACTGTACATCAATGTAAAATGTCAAACACATAAAACTAAACAGCAACACATGAAATTGTTTAAACTACAAGGGATGCTAATTATAAAATTCAAGATAATAGGAGGCTTCAGTAGTCTTGATAGTATTCTGTTTCTTaaactgtgtttattttattacaatttagctaaatgtatacattatataaacGCTTACATATGATATTTCGtggtgtttaaaaaattaaatcatatgggACAACCCCAACTTTAAAATGAGATCAGtttggaactttttaaaaaattgtcaattTGTGCAAGAATGCAGTCCAACTTATTAACTCTGGGGTGAAATATGTAagattatgttatatattattatccggtcttatagtaaaataagaccaggtcttatattattttttgctccaaaagacatattagagctgattgtctggctaggtcttatttttggggaaacacagtagtgagtGTTAGCGCCAGGACAGGCTGTAGGAAACATTCCAGGGCATGGTGTTGTGGTTTGGAGAACAGTCAGTCCGAGTAAAGTGGGACGGGAGGGTGACACTTGGTGGTACTTTGTAGTTCTGTCTATGGGTTTATTAGCAATAATATGTTTTTTAGCACATCATAAAAGTTGTATTTGGTTTTAACAGAATCCAGGTAATGGATTTCAGTCAATCCAAGTAAAGTTTTCAATTTGGTATACAGTAAAAGCTTGAACATCAAATGTTTGTAGAATGTAGATTTTATGCTTTAACTGAATTTTGGGGTTGTCTTCAAGATCACTGTGGGGAAATCTTGATTACAACACTTGCTTTTAGAGGAAGTCCTTCTAAAATATATCAGCATACTCTTTATTGAACAAGATGTTGCACCATTCTGAATTCAATCTTACGTACTTCATCCCAGAGTTAataagttgaattaaaaaaacacacacaaaaaacaggttttgtttcttggttttcctttctcccagaacagtggttctcaacttgcTGCACATACGAATCACCAgagaggctttaaaaaaatactgatatctgggtcccacccccagagattctgatttaatttgtcTGATGATTCTAATGTGCTAGGATTGAGGAACACTTTTCTAGAAAAAGGACGTACTGGGAAATTTtctaggtttcttttttctttgggggGGCTGTGGTGCCACTAAATTCAGATAATAGTGAAAAATATACTTGGATAAGGGTTACTAGAGAATAGATGGAATATTGTAGATAAATTCTCAAATTTCAACacctacaatttattttctttcagatccATTACTAACCATGGGTGCATTTTTGGATAAACCCAAAACTGAGAAACATAATGCTCACGGTGCTGGGAATGGCTTACGCTACggcctgagcagcatgcaaggcTGGAGGGTGGAGATGGAAGACGCACACACCGCTGTCGTAGGCATTCCTCACGGCTTGGAAGACTGGTCTTTCTTCGCAGTTTATGATGGTCATGCTGGATCTCGAGTAGCAAATTACTGCTCAACACATTTATTAGAACACATCACTAATAATGAAGACTTCAGGGCAGCTGGAAAATCAGGATCTGCTCTGGAGCCTTCAGTGGAAAATGTCAAGAATGGTATCAGAACTGGCTTTTTGAAAATTGATGAATACATGCGTAACTTTTCAGACCTCAGAAATGGAATGGACAGGAGCGGTTCAACTGCAGTGGGAGTTATGATTTCACCGAAGCATGTCTACTTTATCAACTGTGGTGATTCGCGTGCTGTTCTGTATAGGAATGGACAAGTCTGCTTTTCCACCCAGGATCACAAACCTTGCAATCCAAGGGAGAAGGAGCGAATCCAAAATGCAGGAGGCAGCGTAATGATTCAACGTGTTAATGGTTCATTAGCAGTGTCTCGTGCTCTGGGGGACTATGATTACAAGTGTGTTGACGGCAAAGGCCCAACGGAACAACTTGTTTCTCCAGAGCCTGAGGTTTATGAACTTTTAAGAGCAGAAGAGGATGAGTTTATCATCTTGGCTTGTGATGGGATCTGGGATGTTATGAGTAATGAGGAGCTCTGTGAATTTGTTAAATCTAGACTTGAGGTATCTGATGACCTGGAAAATGTGTGCAATTGGGTAGTGGACACTTGTTTACATAAGGTATGTAAGTcttttttgttataattaaaatacccTATTCATTTTGAAAAGACACGGTAAGTAAAATTAAggaaacttaaatttttaaaacttagatgTTTTTATTAGGGCAGacctgtatattttaaaattattttcttcaccagacatggaaccctttttttttttttttttttttttgccatccttCCTTGTTTGCCTCAACCttctaatttgaaaattaagtttgagaaATTTGTGGTTTTTGCTGTCATTTAAGTACTTTATGGCTTGTTGTGTGGCAGAGGCATCTATACAGAATTGTGACTTTTGATTCAAATTCTCAACATTGGCAGTAGCTGTCTTGTGCCTGATTATGAAGCAGTTTGATGAAATGTGTATATCGTATAATTCTGTACTAGATGTACAGAAGATCAGGAGACACATAAAATATTGGAAGATATACTGGAAACTTAGGCTAAGTAAACTTTTGTCCTTTAGTTCTGAGCCTCCTAGCAGCTAAGGTAAAAAACTGAAGTAAAAGTATGAGGTGTATATTTCTTACTGAGTAATAAAAGAAGCTTTTTCCTAGCAAGGAGATCATATGGAATTTACATGTGACTCTGTGTAACTAATATATGACGTGGTGGATAATATCTTTTGTAGGAGATAtcaaaatactttatatatatatatatatatatatatatatatatatatatataaatgtttgtatCATCACTAATAAAAGACCCAAGGCtagttaatataaaatgtaatccTGTGAACAATTTCTGTGGAACACTAAAGTTTAATTTGGATGTGTAATATTCAGTGAATCTTAGCTTGATACAGTAATGGGAAAATTCTAGACAAATAGATAATTAGCAATTCCCTTGGCAGTCTTTAAAATAGTGACTAGTTCCAAGTGGATTTTTGACAGCATCTATATAGTAATCAATTAAAGTTTGAATGATCTGGCCAGTGCCTGAAATATGCAAGTATTCTGACTCTgattaaaaaggcaaaactaacTTTTAGTTATATGAAATAAAGGTGTTGTTGACTTATTTATTCTGTCTAGATTAGAACCATTCTACCTCCCAACCATGTAAGTTGCTGTGGAAAGTACAGTCACAGCCAAAAACTTTCTCGAGAAAGATCTCAATCTATAGAAATGCCCAGGTTTTGGTGAAATATCTAATACTTTTCCATAGAATGGGAAGATAAaccttcaaaaagaaaatttaagagctAGTAATTCTAGTTGGCAAGCATGTTTTTTTCGCCAGACTAGcaaatgaaaacaggattttcTTGATTATGAAAATAGCATATGCTTGttcgtgaaaaaaaaaaaaaaaaaaaaatccaggtaatacagaatatataaagaaacactCAGAAATTTTGCTCCCACCTAAGTTGGCTTCTTGCATTGTTGTGGTATttatcttttcagtcttttttgcCGGCCTgttagtgtatatatatttataaaaatgagatcaaTATACTTGTTATACTACAATctgcttttttcattcaacagtATATTGTACAGAGAGCTCCACGTTTATAAGTATTGATCTAAATCATTTTTCATGGTTACACATCATTCTGTTGAGTGACATATAGTTTTGAGGGAATAGCCAAAAAGCTATTAGGTGTGTAATCTGAAGTCAAGAAAGAAGTTTGTATTGTGGATCAACTGCCCTCTCCCTTCCATTGAAAGAATGCTGGTGTTCAGGAATTTGGCTCCACGCCTCTGAAGGTGGGGTTTCAACAATTCTTGTCGCATATTTCACTTGATagcttttatcattttaaagtgatTAGATATTGGTGGTAGTGTGACATGATTCTAGGCAGAGTCC of Rhinolophus sinicus isolate RSC01 linkage group LG05, ASM3656204v1, whole genome shotgun sequence contains these proteins:
- the PPM1B gene encoding protein phosphatase 1B isoform X2; its protein translation is MGAFLDKPKTEKHNAHGAGNGLRYGLSSMQGWRVEMEDAHTAVVGIPHGLEDWSFFAVYDGHAGSRVANYCSTHLLEHITNNEDFRAAGKSGSALEPSVENVKNGIRTGFLKIDEYMRNFSDLRNGMDRSGSTAVGVMISPKHVYFINCGDSRAVLYRNGQVCFSTQDHKPCNPREKERIQNAGGSVMIQRVNGSLAVSRALGDYDYKCVDGKGPTEQLVSPEPEVYELLRAEEDEFIILACDGIWDVMSNEELCEFVKSRLEVSDDLENVCNWVVDTCLHKGSRDNMSIVLVCFSNAPKVSDEAVRKDSELDKYLESRVEEIMEKSGEEGMPDLAHVMRILSAENIPNLPPGGGLAGKRNVIEAVYSRLNPHRESDGNINSMRSESSSDLLWL
- the PPM1B gene encoding protein phosphatase 1B isoform X3 — protein: MGAFLDKPKTEKHNAHGAGNGLRYGLSSMQGWRVEMEDAHTAVVGIPHGLEDWSFFAVYDGHAGSRVANYCSTHLLEHITNNEDFRAAGKSGSALEPSVENVKNGIRTGFLKIDEYMRNFSDLRNGMDRSGSTAVGVMISPKHVYFINCGDSRAVLYRNGQVCFSTQDHKPCNPREKERIQNAGGSVMIQRVNGSLAVSRALGDYDYKCVDGKGPTEQLVSPEPEVYELLRAEEDEFIILACDGIWDVMSNEELCEFVKSRLEVSDDLENVCNWVVDTCLHKGSRDNMSIVLVCFSNAPKVSDEAVRKDSELDKYLESRVEEIMEKSGEEGMPDLAHVMRILSAENIPNLPPGGGLAGKRNVIEAVYSRLNPHRESDGGAGDLEDPW
- the PPM1B gene encoding protein phosphatase 1B isoform X1; amino-acid sequence: MGAFLDKPKTEKHNAHGAGNGLRYGLSSMQGWRVEMEDAHTAVVGIPHGLEDWSFFAVYDGHAGSRVANYCSTHLLEHITNNEDFRAAGKSGSALEPSVENVKNGIRTGFLKIDEYMRNFSDLRNGMDRSGSTAVGVMISPKHVYFINCGDSRAVLYRNGQVCFSTQDHKPCNPREKERIQNAGGSVMIQRVNGSLAVSRALGDYDYKCVDGKGPTEQLVSPEPEVYELLRAEEDEFIILACDGIWDVMSNEELCEFVKSRLEVSDDLENVCNWVVDTCLHKGSRDNMSIVLVCFSNAPKVSDEAVRKDSELDKYLESRVEEIMEKSGEEGMPDLAHVMRILSAENIPNLPPGGGLAGKRNVIEAVYSRLNPHRESDGASDEAEESGSQGKLVEALRQMRINHRGNYRQLLEEMLTSYRLAKVEGEESPAEPAATATSSNSDAGNPVTMQESHTESKSDLAELDSCNEDAGTKMGGGKI